A single region of the Candidatus Sungiibacteriota bacterium genome encodes:
- a CDS encoding bifunctional (p)ppGpp synthetase/guanosine-3',5'-bis(diphosphate) 3'-pyrophosphohydrolase, whose protein sequence is MNRHEFFQKLNGVVKQQDDGTKISWAYWLAKSTHRTQLRINGERYFEHCRRVALNLVHYGPTDADEIITALLHDCLEDGFLPQDFIKALFGDFIAKGVEVLSKYRPRFNGAGIITEKIRISDDDYYRDISCAPSWIRRIKLADRLDNIRDLGVRTPERRQQYIQETKTYLMPLARITDERFLKALEERCEIHAGKV, encoded by the coding sequence GTGAATCGTCACGAATTTTTCCAGAAACTCAATGGTGTGGTTAAGCAGCAGGATGACGGCACTAAAATTTCTTGGGCCTACTGGTTGGCTAAATCTACACATCGTACACAATTGCGTATTAACGGTGAAAGATATTTTGAACATTGCCGTAGGGTAGCCTTAAACCTTGTGCATTATGGGCCAACGGACGCGGATGAAATTATAACGGCACTTTTGCACGATTGTCTGGAGGATGGATTTTTACCGCAGGATTTCATCAAAGCTCTTTTTGGAGACTTTATCGCTAAAGGCGTGGAGGTCTTGAGTAAGTATCGGCCCAGGTTCAATGGAGCAGGTATAATTACAGAAAAAATAAGAATAAGCGACGATGATTATTACCGGGATATTTCCTGCGCTCCGTCTTGGATACGACGAATCAAACTTGCTGACCGTCTGGATAACATAAGAGATTTGGGGGTTCGTACTCCGGAACGACGACAACAATACATCCAAGAAACGAAAACATATCTCATGCCTCTGGCGCGTATAACTGATGAGCGATTCCTTAAGGCACTGGAAGAACGCTGTGAAATTCATGCCGGTAAAGTTTAA
- the nadD gene encoding nicotinate (nicotinamide) nucleotide adenylyltransferase produces the protein MKIGILGGTFDPPHKGHKLVAGIVKKELGLDRIIFIPTKDPPHKVRPKVSPQHRFFLTRLLVRGKKGFLVSDLEFKRPGKSYTADTVQELRKLYPQDKLFWIIGADALLYMPRGWKEGYKILDKCQFVVVVRPGYSLKSVPGRILQKVIIVKNRARDDISSTEIRRYLKSGKSIKGLLTPQQEIYIKRKHLYKT, from the coding sequence ATGAAGATTGGAATTTTGGGCGGGACGTTTGACCCGCCTCATAAGGGCCATAAATTAGTCGCGGGAATAGTTAAAAAAGAACTGGGGCTAGACCGGATTATTTTTATTCCCACCAAAGATCCGCCCCATAAAGTAAGGCCCAAAGTATCGCCGCAACATCGCTTTTTTCTGACCCGTCTTTTGGTAAGGGGTAAAAAGGGGTTCCTTGTTTCTGACTTGGAATTTAAACGTCCCGGGAAATCGTATACCGCCGACACCGTTCAGGAGCTTAGAAAACTCTACCCCCAAGATAAGCTTTTTTGGATTATTGGCGCCGACGCCCTGCTTTATATGCCGCGCGGCTGGAAAGAGGGCTACAAGATTTTAGATAAGTGCCAATTTGTAGTAGTAGTAAGGCCCGGCTATTCTTTGAAAAGCGTGCCCGGCCGCATCCTTCAGAAAGTTATTATTGTAAAAAATAGGGCGCGAGACGATATTTCAAGTACCGAGATACGCAGATACCTTAAGAGTGGGAAGAGTATTAAGGGTCTTCTCACGCCCCAACAAGAAATTTATATAAAACGTAAGCATCTGTATAAAACATGA
- a CDS encoding NUDIX hydrolase, protein MIKRQFLKKFEKPMMTVDVVFFTIDQNKLKVLLVKRKYDPYGGFWALPGGFIRKNEEMYEAAARELKEETGVRGVYLEQLYTLGALGRDPRGRVVTVAYFALAPRPTKKLKPSYDAAEAGWFLVDKLPRLAFDHKKIIVYALRRVRNKIQYTNAAWSLLPATFSLGEGQKVYESILGHRLDKRNFRKKFLSLGLLQKISKVRRGLRQRPAQLYKFKTKKYVELKRFF, encoded by the coding sequence ATGATAAAACGACAATTTCTCAAAAAATTTGAAAAACCCATGATGACAGTTGATGTTGTCTTTTTTACTATTGATCAAAATAAGTTAAAAGTTCTTCTCGTAAAAAGGAAATACGATCCCTATGGGGGTTTCTGGGCCCTGCCCGGGGGGTTTATTAGAAAAAACGAAGAGATGTATGAAGCGGCCGCAAGAGAGTTAAAAGAGGAAACAGGGGTGCGTGGAGTGTATTTGGAGCAGCTTTATACCCTTGGAGCTTTAGGCCGTGATCCTCGGGGCCGGGTGGTTACCGTGGCCTATTTTGCGCTGGCACCGCGCCCGACTAAGAAACTTAAGCCCTCTTATGATGCGGCAGAAGCCGGATGGTTTTTGGTGGACAAATTGCCGAGGCTCGCCTTTGATCATAAGAAAATTATTGTTTATGCTTTGAGACGGGTGCGTAATAAAATTCAATATACCAATGCGGCTTGGAGTTTGCTTCCCGCAACTTTTAGTCTGGGTGAGGGTCAAAAAGTTTACGAAAGTATCTTGGGCCACCGGCTGGATAAAAGAAATTTTCGCAAAAAGTTTCTATCCCTCGGATTGCTGCAAAAAATATCTAAGGTTCGCCGCGGGCTTCGTCAGCGTCCGGCCCAACTATATAAATTTAAAACAAAAAAATACGTGGAACTTAAAAGGTTTTTCTAA
- a CDS encoding NAD(+) synthase: MAVKNKSPHLPSGVVDPAGRISTASIHPRSKLRGILGRWGDKQYLGFLRLAAASPPLRIGDVDYNVKKILEFAKRADKESVDILVFPELSITAYTASDLFFNRTLLAQALNGLARIRLASRALGSVLVVGVPIAQEGKLFNTAAVVFKGKVYGLVPKTYVPGYKEFYEERWFASARDLVVKEIMLGGQMIPFGTDILFRMPKISGAVLGVEICEDLWMPMPPSSFQVLRGATIIANLSASNDLVGKADYRRALVTQQSARGVCAYVYSSCGVHESTTDVVFGGHALIAENGALLAESKRFIREGEMTLADIDVEHMLVDRERMTSFGESIHESPQKEFRIIDIPLPIPFHPIPRRFIDPNPFVPSNPEERDLRAKEIFSIQVAGLAKRLEAAKINKMILGLSGGLDSTLALLVAVKTAETLNLPHKNIFTYTMPGFGTSHRTKNNAVKLARALGVNIETIDIIKGVLQQFKDIKHSPNEENTVFENAQARYRTYTLMDKANQIHGLVIGTGDLSEIALGWNTYTGDHIAHYNVNCSVPKTLVRYLVQWAAETQVDKKTRRILEDILATPISPELRKNHKPGEISHRTEKLIGPYELHDFFLYHFIRWVSSPKKILFLAEHSWGKKYKTPELKKWLKVFLQRFFGSQWKRSVATDGPKVGSVSLSPRGDWRMPSDAEVKMWSEELK, translated from the coding sequence ATGGCAGTCAAAAATAAATCCCCCCACCTTCCCAGTGGGGTAGTGGACCCCGCGGGAAGGATTTCTACGGCGTCTATTCATCCTCGCAGCAAGCTACGGGGTATTCTAGGAAGGTGGGGGGATAAACAATATCTTGGGTTTTTGCGCCTAGCAGCAGCGTCACCTCCTCTTAGAATTGGTGACGTAGACTATAATGTTAAAAAAATTTTGGAATTTGCCAAACGCGCTGATAAAGAGTCGGTTGATATCCTCGTATTTCCCGAGCTTTCCATTACTGCCTATACTGCGTCGGATTTATTCTTTAACCGCACACTTCTTGCGCAGGCCCTTAACGGCCTTGCTAGAATTCGTCTGGCTTCCCGCGCTCTGGGCAGCGTACTTGTTGTGGGCGTTCCTATTGCGCAGGAAGGAAAGCTTTTTAACACCGCGGCCGTGGTTTTTAAAGGAAAAGTTTATGGTCTCGTTCCGAAAACCTACGTTCCCGGATACAAAGAGTTTTATGAAGAGCGCTGGTTTGCTTCGGCCCGGGATTTGGTAGTCAAAGAAATTATGCTGGGTGGCCAGATGATTCCCTTTGGCACTGATATTTTGTTTCGTATGCCCAAAATTTCCGGCGCGGTTCTGGGCGTGGAAATCTGCGAAGATCTTTGGATGCCTATGCCTCCCAGCTCTTTTCAGGTCCTCCGCGGCGCAACTATTATTGCCAATCTTTCTGCATCCAACGATTTGGTGGGAAAGGCGGACTATCGCAGAGCGCTTGTTACCCAGCAGTCTGCCCGTGGAGTTTGTGCCTATGTTTATAGTTCCTGCGGCGTGCATGAATCAACTACGGATGTTGTTTTTGGGGGACATGCCTTGATTGCCGAAAACGGTGCGCTTCTTGCCGAGTCCAAACGATTTATAAGAGAGGGCGAGATGACCCTCGCCGATATTGATGTAGAACATATGCTAGTGGATCGCGAACGCATGACGAGTTTCGGCGAATCAATACACGAGTCGCCGCAAAAAGAATTTCGTATAATTGATATTCCTTTACCAATACCTTTTCATCCGATTCCCAGACGTTTTATTGACCCTAATCCCTTTGTTCCTTCCAATCCGGAGGAACGAGACCTTCGCGCCAAAGAAATTTTCTCCATTCAGGTGGCGGGGCTGGCCAAGCGTCTGGAGGCGGCCAAAATAAATAAAATGATTTTGGGTCTTTCTGGGGGACTGGATTCTACTTTGGCGCTGCTTGTAGCAGTTAAGACAGCCGAAACCCTTAACCTGCCTCATAAAAATATTTTTACCTATACCATGCCCGGATTCGGAACTTCGCATCGTACTAAAAATAATGCTGTAAAACTGGCTCGGGCTTTAGGGGTAAACATAGAAACTATTGATATAATCAAAGGCGTACTTCAGCAGTTCAAAGACATTAAACATAGTCCTAACGAAGAGAATACTGTCTTTGAAAATGCGCAGGCAAGATACCGCACCTATACTCTTATGGATAAGGCCAATCAAATTCATGGCTTGGTGATTGGCACCGGCGATCTTTCGGAAATTGCTCTGGGCTGGAATACTTACACCGGAGATCATATTGCGCATTACAACGTAAACTGCAGTGTACCTAAAACTTTGGTAAGATATCTGGTGCAATGGGCGGCTGAAACCCAAGTGGATAAAAAAACGCGGCGCATTCTTGAGGATATTTTGGCCACACCCATCTCACCCGAGCTTAGGAAAAATCATAAACCCGGCGAAATTTCTCATCGGACCGAAAAGCTTATCGGGCCTTACGAGTTGCATGACTTTTTCCTGTATCACTTTATCCGTTGGGTCTCTTCTCCTAAAAAGATTCTTTTCTTGGCGGAGCACTCATGGGGCAAAAAATACAAAACCCCAGAACTTAAAAAATGGCTTAAGGTATTTTTGCAAAGATTTTTTGGCTCTCAATGGAAAAGGTCTGTGGCCACTGACGGCCCCAAGGTTGGATCGGTTTCTCTCTCTCCCCGCGGGGACTGGCGAATGCCGTCCGATGCCGAGGTTAAAATGTGGAGTGAGGAATTAAAATGA
- a CDS encoding nicotinamidase: protein MSKDALIIVDVQNDFCLGGSLPVPNGDKVVEPLNRMIGKAAKKDGGLIIASRDWHPRETNHFAEFGGRWPVHCVQGTKGAEFHPGLLLPADKAIIVSKGMAKDEDAYSAFQGSAVLTTADDITTVTMYLRDILGGCGVDTLYIGGLATDYCVKATALDARRFGYEVYLLIDACRGVAAETTSDALIEMARAGVKFIL, encoded by the coding sequence ATGTCTAAAGATGCGCTGATTATTGTTGATGTTCAGAACGATTTTTGTCTGGGTGGATCCTTGCCTGTGCCGAACGGCGATAAAGTGGTAGAGCCGTTGAACAGAATGATTGGTAAGGCGGCAAAAAAAGATGGAGGGCTTATAATCGCTTCGCGCGATTGGCATCCAAGAGAAACAAACCATTTTGCCGAGTTTGGGGGACGCTGGCCCGTACATTGCGTACAGGGAACCAAGGGTGCTGAATTTCACCCCGGACTTTTACTGCCAGCCGACAAAGCCATTATAGTTTCCAAGGGCATGGCAAAAGATGAAGATGCCTACTCTGCTTTTCAGGGTTCCGCAGTGCTTACGACCGCAGATGATATAACTACTGTAACTATGTATTTGCGCGATATTCTGGGCGGCTGCGGGGTTGATACTCTTTATATCGGGGGTCTAGCCACTGATTATTGTGTAAAAGCAACTGCGCTTGATGCGCGCAGATTCGGATACGAAGTATATTTGCTGATTGATGCTTGCCGGGGGGTGGCCGCAGAAACCACCTCGGACGCCTTGATAGAAATGGCCCGGGCAGGGGTGAAGTTTATTTTATAG
- a CDS encoding histidine phosphatase family protein — protein sequence MKWPRKVILVRHGESEFNRVKEQQRKDPEYQRFVKLFEQEFNLDKFQRHWPYVKASKELRGLAVKMYRKYFLPYSNRLTPLTDTGWLQAERLGRTLKILPDARLPDVILVSPYLRTKQTLEGMTRGWPELAGIKQETEPLIREIDIGLAGLYNNWRVMETFHPEQRYIYLRDGKYDYCYPQGENVLGVEGRMRLLSGKLIREFSEREVLLVSHHITITAFISTQERWESQDFTRKDDENPIKNCSYTIFVGDPEQGESGEGKLMLQTLNALPCS from the coding sequence ATGAAATGGCCGCGTAAAGTCATCTTAGTGCGCCACGGAGAATCAGAATTTAACAGAGTCAAAGAACAGCAAAGGAAAGATCCGGAATATCAGCGTTTTGTAAAGCTCTTTGAGCAGGAATTTAATCTAGATAAGTTCCAAAGACATTGGCCGTATGTAAAAGCCTCAAAGGAACTGCGTGGGTTGGCAGTAAAAATGTATAGAAAGTATTTCCTGCCTTACAGTAACCGACTAACACCCCTAACTGATACCGGCTGGCTGCAGGCAGAACGTCTGGGGCGAACCCTGAAAATTCTTCCTGATGCACGGCTTCCCGACGTTATTCTGGTCTCGCCGTATCTTCGCACCAAACAGACACTGGAAGGAATGACCCGCGGATGGCCGGAACTTGCTGGAATAAAACAGGAGACTGAACCGCTTATTAGAGAAATAGACATCGGGCTTGCCGGTCTCTACAATAACTGGAGAGTAATGGAAACCTTCCACCCAGAACAAAGGTACATTTACTTGAGAGACGGCAAATATGACTATTGCTATCCGCAGGGAGAAAATGTTCTGGGGGTAGAGGGACGGATGCGGCTTCTTTCGGGAAAACTTATCCGTGAGTTCTCCGAAAGAGAAGTTCTTTTGGTGAGCCACCATATAACTATCACCGCCTTTATTTCCACACAAGAACGTTGGGAGTCTCAAGACTTCACCAGAAAAGATGACGAAAACCCCATCAAAAACTGCTCTTATACTATTTTTGTTGGCGATCCGGAGCAGGGCGAGTCCGGCGAAGGCAAGTTGATGCTACAAACCTTAAACGCCTTGCCCTGCAGTTAA
- a CDS encoding NAD(+)/NADH kinase — MSGLAFKKVAFYFRTEVKAAKFWENKLARLLKKRFTKIQILASNAVPRQKKSAPELLIVLGGDGTILEAAQKFQRWNPRILGLNLGHVGFLASVRNPKNFVAGLFSVLRRKYRVVPHMMMRAVVERRGKRILSGYALNEIAVQNLSGVVDIEVYVDEHCVQKIHGSGVLVSTATGSTAYNLSAHGPIVMPDIKCFIITELMDHSLPTPSLVIKRDRTITVKIGGFRKSGRFLLQDTKEPVDVMLSTDTERALALRPGDRIIIKKSERLVRFLELEKNYFFKSLQEKFAFR; from the coding sequence ATGTCCGGCTTAGCATTTAAAAAAGTAGCTTTTTATTTTCGGACGGAAGTTAAAGCTGCCAAATTTTGGGAAAACAAACTTGCCCGACTCCTAAAAAAACGTTTTACCAAAATTCAAATTCTGGCATCCAATGCGGTTCCGCGGCAAAAAAAATCAGCCCCGGAACTTTTGATTGTACTGGGCGGGGATGGAACCATACTGGAAGCTGCTCAAAAATTTCAGCGTTGGAATCCGCGTATTTTGGGCCTGAACCTTGGTCATGTAGGATTTCTTGCCTCCGTCAGAAACCCCAAAAACTTCGTAGCGGGACTCTTTAGTGTTTTGCGCCGTAAATACCGCGTGGTACCGCATATGATGATGCGAGCAGTGGTTGAACGTAGAGGCAAAAGAATTTTGTCCGGATACGCCTTGAATGAGATTGCGGTCCAGAATCTTTCGGGGGTTGTTGATATTGAAGTGTATGTGGACGAGCATTGTGTACAAAAAATCCACGGCAGCGGGGTTTTGGTTTCTACGGCAACCGGCTCTACTGCCTACAATCTATCCGCCCACGGCCCCATTGTTATGCCCGACATCAAATGTTTTATCATCACAGAATTAATGGACCATAGTCTGCCTACGCCGAGCCTCGTTATTAAAAGGGACAGAACCATCACCGTGAAGATTGGGGGTTTTAGAAAAAGTGGCCGATTTCTACTGCAGGATACAAAAGAGCCGGTGGACGTCATGCTCTCGACTGACACGGAACGGGCTCTCGCGCTGCGCCCGGGAGACCGCATAATTATTAAAAAATCCGAGAGATTGGTGCGCTTTTTGGAACTTGAAAAAAACTATTTTTTCAAAAGCCTGCAGGAAAAATTCGCGTTTAGATGA
- a CDS encoding NUDIX domain-containing protein, whose product MRQPLHKKARLEKPSVYPERFSVPDDKVDWCSYFGEYRPPYFVAPEILERFYQNPSEVDPEDCCKIKRPFYSFENKVELDSSNRPRNPRGRTGLAGRGILWRWGANLAVDTVLSRLNAETDELELLLINRKDTGELALPGGMVNKGEKIREAQEREFEEETGLKISMEDSETVYCGYVDDQRNTDNAWMETVASHKHMGSNQASTLSFRAGDDAENVLWHSLKPELITNLYASHDEIVRLAMYRFYDRCGGWLTAKTKEQIEAVIVRQ is encoded by the coding sequence ATGCGGCAGCCGCTTCATAAAAAGGCGCGTCTGGAAAAGCCGTCTGTATATCCCGAAAGATTTTCTGTCCCCGACGACAAAGTAGACTGGTGTAGCTATTTTGGAGAATACCGCCCGCCTTATTTTGTGGCACCAGAAATTTTGGAGCGGTTTTATCAAAATCCGTCAGAAGTAGATCCAGAAGATTGCTGTAAGATTAAAAGGCCGTTTTACAGTTTTGAAAATAAGGTGGAGCTTGATAGTTCTAATCGGCCGAGAAATCCCAGAGGCAGAACCGGTCTTGCGGGTAGGGGCATACTTTGGAGGTGGGGAGCTAACCTAGCAGTTGATACGGTTTTAAGCAGGCTTAATGCAGAAACGGACGAGTTGGAGTTGCTTCTTATAAATAGAAAAGACACCGGAGAGCTCGCTCTTCCTGGGGGTATGGTGAATAAAGGTGAAAAGATTCGGGAGGCACAAGAGCGGGAATTTGAAGAAGAAACAGGTCTCAAGATTTCTATGGAAGACTCCGAAACGGTTTATTGCGGTTATGTGGATGATCAAAGAAACACAGATAACGCTTGGATGGAAACCGTGGCCTCGCATAAGCACATGGGTAGTAATCAGGCAAGTACTTTAAGTTTTCGGGCTGGCGATGACGCCGAGAATGTTCTTTGGCATTCTTTGAAACCCGAGCTCATCACTAATCTTTATGCCAGTCATGACGAAATTGTTAGGCTGGCTATGTATAGGTTTTACGATCGCTGTGGCGGTTGGTTGACTGCAAAAACAAAGGAACAAATTGAGGCAGTGATAGTCCGTCAGTAG
- a CDS encoding FAD-dependent oxidoreductase: protein MYEKVYDVAIIGGGVTGTAQAYIFSYFVEGVSRILLVEKNNNVALVNSHTVSNAQTLHGGDTETNFGLEKALKMRDAERMLSAFLEKFSHGQGAFRRLYKMAFGVGEKEVRILSERFAMIRSYYPTLQFLGREELVRIEPKLLEGRDPSIPVAALYRPNGYAVDYRKLAECFVAEAKKTGKVEILLGTKTNEIIRRGNLFEIRTSKGNYLAKAVMVAAGPYSLLFAHALGYAGDYTILPVAGNFYHTKAVCFPGKVYGVQDPVLQFTAAHIDSSVDNPGKMRLGPTADVVPLLEKHHWMTFIDFLRTGIIGLRGARAIAKIFCNWKVVKFAARNIVYKLPVVGKWYFLKKAAQKLVPTLRYRDIQFAKGEGGIRPQLVNVEEGRLEMGTGKILGDSIIFDITPSPGASDCLRNAVVNAKHVVQLSGGAYVFDEESFQKEFGLHT from the coding sequence ATGTATGAGAAAGTCTACGACGTCGCCATTATTGGCGGAGGGGTTACTGGCACAGCCCAAGCGTATATCTTTTCTTATTTTGTGGAGGGGGTTTCCCGGATTTTGCTCGTTGAGAAAAATAATAATGTGGCGCTGGTAAATTCGCACACAGTCAGCAACGCCCAAACACTGCATGGCGGCGATACAGAAACAAATTTTGGTTTAGAGAAGGCGTTGAAGATGAGAGACGCGGAGCGAATGCTCTCGGCGTTTCTTGAGAAATTTAGTCACGGTCAGGGCGCATTCCGCCGGCTCTATAAAATGGCTTTTGGAGTAGGGGAGAAAGAGGTTCGGATTCTCTCCGAGCGCTTTGCCATGATTAGGAGCTATTATCCTACTTTGCAGTTTCTGGGACGCGAGGAGCTGGTGCGCATTGAACCGAAGCTCTTGGAAGGACGTGATCCCAGCATACCCGTAGCAGCGCTTTATCGTCCCAATGGTTATGCGGTGGATTATCGAAAACTGGCAGAGTGTTTTGTGGCTGAAGCCAAAAAAACAGGCAAAGTGGAAATTTTACTTGGCACAAAAACGAATGAGATCATAAGGCGGGGCAATCTCTTTGAGATACGCACATCCAAAGGCAATTATCTTGCTAAAGCCGTGATGGTGGCAGCAGGACCCTATAGTCTTCTTTTTGCTCACGCCTTGGGTTATGCCGGGGATTATACAATTCTTCCGGTTGCCGGAAATTTCTACCACACTAAGGCTGTCTGTTTTCCTGGAAAGGTATATGGTGTTCAAGATCCTGTATTACAGTTTACCGCAGCGCATATTGATTCTTCCGTGGATAATCCTGGAAAGATGCGTCTTGGTCCTACGGCTGACGTTGTTCCTCTTCTTGAAAAACACCACTGGATGACTTTTATAGACTTCTTGCGTACGGGGATCATTGGGTTACGCGGTGCCCGCGCTATTGCCAAGATTTTTTGCAACTGGAAGGTTGTGAAATTTGCAGCGCGTAACATCGTCTACAAGCTTCCTGTTGTTGGTAAATGGTACTTTTTGAAAAAGGCAGCGCAGAAACTCGTACCCACCCTTCGTTATCGTGATATCCAGTTTGCCAAAGGAGAGGGTGGTATCAGGCCGCAGTTGGTGAACGTAGAAGAGGGGCGACTGGAAATGGGTACAGGGAAGATTTTGGGCGATAGTATTATTTTTGATATCACCCCTTCGCCCGGGGCTTCGGACTGTTTGAGGAATGCTGTGGTAAACGCTAAGCACGTCGTCCAACTTTCAGGCGGTGCATACGTTTTTGACGAAGAAAGTTTTCAGAAGGAGTTCGGCCTCCACACCTAG
- a CDS encoding quinolinate synthase NadA, with protein MQEIVSGDILPAREAIEAIDETDLGPPIEIPAISPDAFPENITDEERKFLRSEIQRLKEERNALILAHNYMPKDVQDIADVVGDSLYLAQRGTASNADILCEAAVLFMNQILAIMKKPHQRVLAPSMSALCSLAAHADAEKIRAWRQEHPDGIVISYVNTYVDVKAESDYCCASANSPRVILHVLAHHPGKPILFLPDVYLGFYAAKLLQQQGESLDRLWLMMGVCHVHDRIRPHHVEAARKLYPGAAAVVHPECGCTSACMRQISDGLVPSSMMQFRSTQGMIDFVKQSPQRVVIVATEVGNLVPMSKAAPDKVLIPANREAVCAFMKQNTLRGVYGSLRDLKYEISIDDPELAKRARIPIERMLAIV; from the coding sequence GTGCAAGAAATAGTATCCGGCGATATCCTACCGGCGCGGGAGGCCATTGAAGCCATTGATGAGACTGACCTTGGGCCGCCGATTGAAATACCAGCAATATCCCCGGACGCTTTCCCGGAAAATATCACGGATGAGGAGCGGAAGTTTTTAAGATCCGAAATTCAACGCCTCAAAGAGGAGCGTAATGCCCTAATTTTGGCCCACAATTATATGCCCAAAGACGTGCAGGATATTGCCGATGTGGTGGGGGACTCGCTTTATCTTGCCCAGCGGGGTACGGCATCCAATGCGGATATTCTTTGTGAGGCCGCAGTGCTTTTTATGAATCAGATTTTGGCAATCATGAAAAAGCCGCACCAGAGGGTTTTGGCGCCGAGTATGTCGGCCTTATGTTCTTTGGCAGCGCATGCGGACGCGGAAAAAATCCGGGCGTGGAGGCAAGAGCATCCGGACGGCATTGTCATAAGTTATGTAAATACCTACGTGGACGTAAAAGCCGAAAGTGATTATTGCTGTGCGTCCGCGAACTCCCCCAGGGTTATTCTTCATGTTCTCGCGCATCATCCCGGAAAACCTATTCTTTTTCTCCCCGATGTTTATCTTGGTTTTTATGCGGCAAAACTTCTGCAGCAGCAAGGCGAGTCTTTGGATCGGCTGTGGCTTATGATGGGCGTATGTCACGTGCACGATCGCATACGGCCTCATCATGTAGAAGCGGCACGCAAACTCTATCCCGGAGCGGCAGCCGTGGTGCATCCGGAATGCGGTTGCACCAGCGCCTGTATGCGTCAGATCAGTGATGGTTTGGTGCCTTCCAGCATGATGCAGTTTCGTTCCACTCAAGGCATGATTGATTTTGTAAAACAATCACCCCAAAGGGTTGTGATTGTGGCGACGGAAGTCGGGAACCTAGTTCCTATGTCCAAGGCCGCACCAGATAAAGTTCTGATTCCTGCCAACCGCGAGGCAGTCTGCGCTTTCATGAAGCAAAATACACTGCGCGGCGTTTATGGGTCGTTGCGCGATCTCAAATATGAAATTTCGATTGATGATCCGGAACTTGCTAAGCGCGCCCGCATCCCCATTGAGCGGATGCTCGCGATTGTGTAA
- a CDS encoding nicotinate-nucleotide diphosphorylase (catalyzes the formation of pyridine-2,3-dicarboxylate and 5-phospho-alpha-D-ribose 1-diphosphate from nictinate D-ribonucleotide) codes for MNELWLEPELKRFLLEDIGYLEIDFGVPARYITAEIVAGGEGVFCGGRFIAKLFNLLVPPEIRPLQMIHCEPEGAEFKKGTILASFRVNAEALRHGTRTVLNLLTHLTAIATRTREVVKELQNFSVTLLDTRKTTPGLRIFEKYAVRVGGASNHRMGRFDGILIKKEDIKIDGGIRNAVEKACRKKAYLVAVSVEIETLEELGEALGDKRVTHLLVDNPSIELLQRTVERCASTHIIEASGVGKLDLREVAATGVHYISLSSLILGAKTIKMKMRIVS; via the coding sequence ATGAATGAACTCTGGCTTGAACCGGAACTTAAGCGTTTTTTGCTGGAGGATATAGGGTATCTAGAAATTGATTTTGGGGTTCCAGCGCGTTACATTACTGCCGAAATTGTTGCTGGAGGCGAAGGAGTATTTTGCGGTGGTCGTTTTATAGCAAAACTTTTTAATCTTTTGGTTCCGCCGGAGATTAGACCGCTGCAGATGATTCATTGCGAACCGGAAGGCGCAGAATTTAAAAAAGGAACAATACTGGCCAGTTTCAGAGTCAACGCCGAAGCCCTGCGGCACGGCACTCGTACGGTACTCAACCTACTGACGCACCTTACGGCGATTGCCACGCGTACTCGCGAAGTAGTAAAAGAGCTGCAGAATTTTTCAGTTACCTTGCTTGATACTAGAAAAACAACTCCGGGATTGAGGATTTTTGAGAAATATGCAGTTCGCGTGGGCGGCGCATCCAACCATCGCATGGGCAGGTTTGACGGCATACTTATTAAAAAAGAAGACATTAAAATTGATGGCGGGATCAGGAATGCCGTGGAGAAGGCATGCCGCAAGAAAGCGTACCTTGTCGCTGTGTCGGTGGAAATAGAAACACTGGAGGAATTGGGGGAGGCGCTGGGAGACAAGCGCGTGACGCATCTTTTGGTTGATAACCCCAGTATTGAACTTCTCCAAAGAACAGTAGAGCGTTGCGCCAGCACCCATATAATAGAAGCATCAGGGGTGGGAAAGTTGGACCTTCGCGAGGTAGCGGCCACCGGTGTGCATTATATCTCTCTAAGTTCGTTGATTCTCGGCGCAAAAACAATTAAGATGAAGATGAGAATAGTCTCCTAA